The Methanobacterium sp. genome has a window encoding:
- a CDS encoding preprotein translocase subunit Sec61beta yields the protein MAKRDKKVLPPSGAGLVRYFEEETKGPTLSPEQVVIMTVILAVACIALRFTQ from the coding sequence ATGGCAAAAAGAGATAAAAAGGTACTTCCACCAAGTGGAGCCGGTCTTGTAAGATATTTTGAAGAAGAAACAAAAGGGCCAACTTTAAGCCCAGAACAAGTAGTAATTATGACTGTAATTCTGGCAGTGGCCTGTATAGCACTACGATTTACACAATAA